A DNA window from Phragmites australis chromosome 11, lpPhrAust1.1, whole genome shotgun sequence contains the following coding sequences:
- the LOC133885385 gene encoding uncharacterized protein LOC133885385 produces the protein MASEPKEMKYRRRARVPEPADYEQCSDRSGALDWGALKQDPVELLRKLDEIRDQITRSCELMGQPPERNRVNRRAVSLRPSHAEPPHRVNRRAVSLRPSHAEPPPPTGRGPEYYRSRYTGSRYGTSLPPSPYDKLQRSVCDERYAREPSGRFRQYPEWQWENSGFVQGTRHLSTCQCRQCLQGQRAVAPEEHIPMARYFAGQQGSFRFDRSHSISSEYDRRSLASSLYSHLSMSKRRVEYFRKKAESFCRPMKGASPFVVCSSCCQLLQLPPGKCTTRKKNEVQCGSCSEIITFKPKEVKVHPLIPPSSFPVSKSVRSSSRRDPKSFQWYQHQDDDNFNFYKLQAHDSHRQKKDFSDSISPSSTASYGRTDSERGSNRSIQLNSVSVGRSRFSDNPKDILCQGDTDSPVEASAQCTVSPHGPILEDKKIDPSSSQRKNYSGGDQIRSKEFGINSKAGYESNARDERIGMKCIHKSKEGRKDGLGDECSNQTYDQNSREGNVDNPGNGIVGNKYKQKINSDVTSSLEHEGVSTRYEHNSSFRVQGANKGYDVYNKKDNNNNTLGVGSVTKRCEQENMKDDCVKLLHSNSKNANTLARNGSSVNERTNSSSRFSSEAEVGEIQSSTGKNGDSSFLSGFLKKGFKDLSLFSQSVDNTKVSINGHPISERALRKAEKKAGPVGPGSYWYDYRAGFWGVFGRECSGIIPSFIKEFNYPMPKDCAGGNTGVFVNGRELHQKDFDLLVGRGLPRISGKSYSVEISGNVIDDTTGKKLRGLGKLAPTIEKMKRGFGMHTPEETS, from the exons ATGGCGAGCGAGCCGAAGGAGATGAAGTACAGGAGGAGGGCTAGGGTTCCTGAGCCAGCCGATTACGAGCAATGCAGCGATCGGAGTGGCGCGCTGGATTGGGGCGCTCTCAAGCAGGACCCCGTGGAGCTGCTCCGGAAGCTCGACGAGATACGGGACCAGATCACCCGCTCCTGCGAGCTCATGGGTCAGCCTCCGGAGCGCAACCGTGTGAACCGCCGCGCTGTCTCGCTGCGCCCCTCGCACGCTGAACCGCCGCACCGCGTGAACCGCCGCGCTGTCTCGCTGCGCCCCTCGCACGCTGAACCGCCGCCGCCCACAGGCCGTGGGCCGGAGTACTACCGATCGCGCTACACAGGCAGCAGGTACGGGACTAGCTTGCCGCCAAGTCCGTATGACAAACTGCAGCGCTCAGTGTGTGACGAGAGGTATGCGAGGGAGCCGAGTGGGCGGTTCCGGCAGTACCCTGAGTGGCAGTGGGAGAACTCTGGTTTTGTTCAGGGGACTCGACATCTCAGCACTTGCCAGTGCAGGCAGTGCCTTCAGGGCCAGCGGGCGGTGGCACCAGAGGAGCACATTCCAATGGCCAGGTACTTTGCAGGGCAGCAGGGATCCTTCCGGTTCGATAGGTCGCACTCCATCTCATCGGAGTATGACCGAAGATCTCTGGCTTCATCGTTGTACTCGCACCTTTCGATGTCGAAGAGGAGGGTGGAGTATTTCAGGAAGAAGGCAGAGAGTTTTTGTCGACCGATGAAGGGTGCTTCACCTTTTGTTGTGTGCAGCTCTTGTTGCCAGCTTCTGCAGCTGCCTCCTGGGAAATGCACAACTCGGAAGAAGAATGAGGTTCAGTGTGGTTCCTGTTCAGAGATTATTACTTTCAAGCCTAAGGAAGTGAAAGTCCATCCGTTGATCCCGCCATCATCCTTCCCTGTATCAAAAAGTGTCAGAAGTTCCAGTCGCCGGGATCCCAAAAGTTTTCAGTGGTATCAACATCAGGATGATGACAATTTTAATTTCTACAAGCTGCAAGCACACGACAGCCATCGACAGAAGAAGGATTTTTCTGACAGTATATCGCCATCTTCTACTGCGAGTTATGGTAGGACAGACAGTGAGCGTGGGTCAAACAGGAGCATTCAGTTAAATTCAGTGTCTGTTGGCAGGTCTAGATTTTCAGATAACCCAAAGGATATACTGTGTCAAGGAGATACAGACAGTCCAGTTGAAGCTTCAGCACAATGTACAGTCAGTCCACACGGACCAATTTTAGAGGACAAAAAAATTGATCCATCCTCCAGTCAACGGAAAAATTATAGTGGTGGAGATCAAATCAGAAGCAAGGAATTTGGCATAAATAGCAAAGCAGGTTATGAATCCAATGCTAGAGATGAAAGGATTGGTATGAAATGCATACATAAGAGTAAAGAAGGCCGTAAGGACGGGCTTGGAGATGAATGCAGTAATCAAACATATGATCAAAACAGTAGGGAAGGTAATGTTGACAATCCTGGAAATGGAATCGTGGGTAACAAATACAAACAGAAGATCAATAGTGATGTTACCAGCAGCCTTGAACATGAAGGTGTGAGCACAAGGTATGAACATAATAGTAGCTTTCGAGTTCAAGGTGCTAATAAGGGATACGACGTATACAACAAAAAGGATAATAATAACAATACTCTTGGAGTTGGGAGCGTAACTAAGAGGTGTGAACAAGAGAACATGAAAGATGATTGTGTCAAATTGCTGCACTCAAATAGTAAAAATGCCAACACACTAGCCAGGAATGGTTCATCAGTCAATGAGCGCACAAATTCTAGTTCTCGTTTTTCATCTGAGGCTGAGGTAGGTGAGATACAGTCTTCGACTGGTAAGAATGGGGATTCATCCTTCCTTTCTGGTTTTCTGAAGAAAGGTTTCAAGGACCTTTCTTTATTCAGTCAGTCTGTAGACAACACTAAGGTTTCGATCAATGGTCATCCAATCTCTGAACGTGCTCTCCGGAAGGCAGAGAAGAAAGCTGGTCCTGTTGGCCCTGGTTCATATTG GTACGACTACCGTGCTGGATTTTGGGGTGTCTTTGGGCGAGAGTGTAGCGGCATCATCCCT TCATTTATAAAAGAATTCAACTATCCAATGCCCAAGGATTGTGCTGGTGGGAATACTGGAGTTTTTGTCAATGGCAGAGAACTCCACCAGAAAGATTTCGATTTGCTTGTAGGAAGAGGGCTCCCACGCATATCTGGAAAGTCATATTCTGTTGAGATATCAGGAAATGTGATCGATGATACAACTGGCAAAAAGTTACGTGGTCTTGGAAAGCTTGCTCCCAC AATTGAGAAAATGAAACGTGGCTTTGGCATGCACACCCCTGAAGAGACAAGTTAG
- the LOC133885126 gene encoding probable GABA transporter 2: MTDTGDAPLPLSLLTGHAATPSSAVFDVDAAGAGAQHRTGKSPADAGAAFVLESKGTWWHAGFHLTTAIVGPTVLTLPYALRGMGWGLGLAALTAVFAVTFYAYFLVSRVLDHCEARGRRHIRFRELAADVLGSGWVFYLVVTVQTAINAGITTGSILIAADCLQIMYSSFAPDGPLKLYQFIIVVAMVLAVLSQLPSFHSLRYINLGSLILSFGYTILVSAACIRAGASSNAPGKDYSLSSSKSEKTFNAFLSISILATVFGNGILPEIQATLAPPAAGKMMKALVLCYSVVFFTFYFPAITGYWVFGNQVQSNVLQSLMPDKGPSLAPTWLLGLVVVLVLLQLLAIALVYSQVAYEIMEKNSADAARGRFSRRNLIPRVALRTAYVAACAFVAAMLPFFGDIVGVVGAVGFIPLDFVLPVVMYNMALAPPRRSPVYLANVAIMVVFTGVGVIGAVSSVRKLVLDAGKFKLFSDTVVD; this comes from the exons ATGACAGACACCGGAGACGCCCCGCTCCCGCTCTCGCTCCTGACGGGGCACGCCGCCACGCCGTCCTCCGCGGTCTTCGACGTCGATGCTGCGGGCGCCGGCGCCCAACACCGCACCGGGAAGTCACCAGccgacgccggcgccgcctTCGTGCTCGAGTCGAAAG GGACGTGGTGGCACGCGGGGTTCCACCTGACGACGGCGATCGTGGGGCCGACGGTGCTGACGCTGCCGTACGCGCTCCGCGGGATGGGCTGGGGGCTCGGCCTCGCAGCGCTCACGGCCGTCTTCGCCGTCACCTTCTACGCCTACTTCCTCGTGTCCAGGGTGCTCGACCACTGCGAGGCCCGCGGCCGCCGGCACATCCGCTTCCGCGAGCTCGCCGCCGACGTCCTCG GATCTGGATGGGTGTTCTACTTGGTGGTCACCGTGCAGACCGCGATCAACGCCGGGATTACCACCGGGAGCATCTTGATTGCCGCCGACTGCCTACAG ATAATGTACTCGAGCTTCGCACCGGACGGTCCCCTGAAGCTGTACCAAttcatcatcgtcgtcgccaTGGTGCTGGCCGTCCTCTCGCAGCTGCCGTCGTTCCATTCGCTGCGGTACATCAACCTTGGTTCGCTGATCCTCAGCTTCGGCTACACCATCCTTGTCTCGGCTGCCTGCATTCGCGCAG GTGCGTCGAGTAATGCTCCAGGGAAGGATTACTCGTTGAGCTCGTCCAAGTCGGAGAAGACCTTCAATGCGTTCCTCTCCATCTCAATCCTCGCCACTGTTTTCGGCAACGGCATTCTGCCTGAAATCCAA GCCACGCTGGCACCGCCGGCGGCCGGGAAGATGATGAAGGCGCTGGTGCTGTGCTACTCGGTGGTGTTCTTCACGTTCTACTTCCCAGCCATCACCGGCTACTGGGTGTTCGGCAACCAGGTGCAGTCCAACGTCCTGCAGAGCCTCATGCCGGATAAGGGCCCGTCCCTCGCCCCgacgtggctgcttggcctcgtcgtcgtcctcgtccttCTCCAGCTCCTCGCCATCGCCCTG GTGTACTCGCAGGTGGCGTACGAGATCATGGAGAAGAACTCAGCTGACGCCGCGCGCGGGCGGTTCTCGAGGCGGAACCTAATCCCCAGGGTGGCGCTGCGGACGGCATACGTGGCGGCATGCGCGTTTGTGGCGGCGATGCTGCCCTTCTTCGGCGACATCGTGGGCGTGGTGGGCGCTGTGGGGTTCATCCCGCTCGACTTCGTGCTCCCCGTCGTCATGTACAACATGGCGCTGGCGCCGCCGAGGCGATCGCCCGTGTACCTGGCCAACGTGGCCATCATGGTGGTCTTCACCGGCGTCGGGGTCA